A single genomic interval of Corylus avellana chromosome ca10, CavTom2PMs-1.0 harbors:
- the LOC132164544 gene encoding fasciclin-like arabinogalactan protein 12 — protein MTKQGVLSLSILLVFLFHCITTSAQPAAAPAKPADAPAQLPANPPVQPAKAPAQPANAPAQSALIPVQKGPTDVTKILKKAGGYSVFIRLLKSTGVAGQLFGELNDTNIGFTIFAPTDSAFSDLKGGTLNSLSDLQKTQLIQFHILNTIVTLSNFQTLSNPVPTEAGDVGENGFPLNITTAGNQVNISTGLVNTTVGGTVYSDDQLAIYQVSKVLLPVNIFSPKPKVAAAPSSKPKTDKDADAAESPSGASKVDEAAAVRLCRHEMLASIGVAVVAFFVMKGT, from the coding sequence atgaCCAAACAAGGAGTCCTCTCCCTCTCAATTCTACTTGTGTTTCTCTTCCATTGCATCACAACTTCAGCTCAGCCAGCCGCGGCTCCCGCCAAGCCCGCCGATGCCCCGGCCCAACTGCCAGCCAATCCCCCGGTCCAGCCCGCCAAGGCCCCAGCCCAGCCTGCCAATGCCCCGGCCCAGTCTGCCCTGATCCCAGTGCAGAAGGGTCCCACCGACGTTACCAAAATCCTCAAAAAGGCCGGTGGATACTCGGTCTTTATCCGCCTCTTAAAGAGCACAGGCGTGGCCGGGCAACTATTTGGGGAGCTCAACGACACAAATATCGGGTTTACCATCTTTGCTCCTACTGATTCCGCTTTCTCAGATCTCAAAGGGGGTACTTTAAACTCTTTGTCTGACCTACAAAAAACCCAACTAATACAGTTTCATATCTTGAACACCATTGTTACACTCTCAAACTTCCAAACCTTGAGCAATCCAGTGCCAACAGAAGCTGGAGATGTCGGCGAAAACGGGTTTCCGCTGAACATTACCACGGCTGGAAACCAAGTTAACATCTCCACTGGCCTTGTGAACACCACAGTGGGCGGTACAGTGTATTCGGATGACCAGCTTGCTATTTATCAGGTGAGCAAAGTACTTCTTCCGGTGAACATTTTTTCTCCCAAGCCGAAAGTAGCCGCGGCGCCGTCGTCGAAGCCTAAGACAGATAAGGATGCTGATGCTGCTGAGAGTCCATCTGGTGCTTCTAAAGTGGACGAGGCTGCTGCAGTGAGACTCTGCAGGCATGAAATGTTGGCATCCATTGGAGTTGCTGTGGTTGCATTCTTTGTTATGAAAGGAACTTAA
- the LOC132164603 gene encoding fasciclin-like arabinogalactan protein 12 — protein MAKQAMSSLSILLVFLFHCITTSAQPAAAPTKPADTPAPPANPPAQPASPPAQPALPPVQPAAKAPAPAQPALVPVQTGATDVTKILGKAHGYSVFVRLLKSTGVAKQLYGQLNNSNNGFTIFAPTDSAFSNLKAGTINSLSDLQKTQLLQFHILNTVVTLSNFQTLSNPVPTEAGDAGAFPMNITTAGNQVNISTGLVNATLGNTVYSDDQLVIYQVTKVLLPLDIFNPKPKKVTAALAPVVAPTSSKPKPTKEDAPVTPSAAAKVDAAAAVSLSRHGMLESIGVAVVAFFVIKRA, from the coding sequence ATGGCCAAACAGGCAATGTCCTCCCTCTCAATTCTACTTGTATTTCTCTTCCATTGCATCACAACTTCAGCCCAGCCGGCTGCAGCTCCAACCAAGCCCGCCGACACCCCAGCTCCGCCAGCCAATCCCCCGGCTCAGCCCGCCAGTCCCCCTGCTCAGCCTGCCCTTCCCCCAGTCCAGCCGGCCGCCAAAGCCCCAGCCCCAGCCCAGCCTGCCCTGGTCCCGGTGCAGACCGGTGCCACTGacgtcaccaaaatccttggAAAGGCCCATGGGTATTCTGTCTTTGTCCGCCTCTTAAAGAGCACAGGTGTGGCTAAGCAACTCTATGGGCAGCTCAACAATTCAAACAATGGGTTTACCATCTTTGCCCCTACAGATTCTGCATTTTCGAATCTTAAAGCGGGCACTATAAACTCCCTATCTGACCTACAAAAGACCCAACTACTTCAATTTCATATCTTGAACACCGTTGTTACTCTCTCAAACTTCCAAACCTTGAGCAATCCGGTGCCGACGGAAGCGGGAGATGCTGGTGCATTTCCGATGAACATTACCACTGCTGGAAACCAAGTGAACATCTCGACTGGCCTTGTGAACGCCACATTGGGCAACACAGTGTATTCGGATGACCAGCTTGTCATTTATCAGGTGACCAAAGTGCTTCTCCCGTTGGACATTTTCAATCCTAAGCCTAAAAAAGTAACAGCAGCGCTAGCCCCCGTAGTCGCACCAACGTCGTCGAAGCCTAAGCCAACAAAGGAGGATGCTCCGGTGACTCCGTCTGCGGCTGCCAAAGTGGATGCGGCTGCTGCAGTAAGTCTTAGTAGGCATGGAATGTTAGAGTCCATTGGAGTTGCCGTGGTTGCATTCTTTGTGATCAAACGAGCTTGA